From the genome of Clarias gariepinus isolate MV-2021 ecotype Netherlands chromosome 28, CGAR_prim_01v2, whole genome shotgun sequence, one region includes:
- the cacng6a gene encoding calcium channel, voltage-dependent, gamma subunit 6a isoform X2, giving the protein MISVQSGGCKRRTKASSSSLSDRQEGKIKLVFLVATVGITLTVLGVGTEFWVELASSKNFYNNETCLAAHYGLWKSCMKRLWVADVDPERETCGPIDLLGESNCTYFKIYTTGENTVMFRKMPAKNLTVTSAMLAIFSLFLMVMGAVCIIMAISKGVQFFLKPASVCFALSGVLVFLSLIVFHQSVLSFLASDHSVPLHHELSWSVICMGCAGTIVILAGVLFFILTLPYSLWEKCLPNRNPNSS; this is encoded by the exons ATGATAAGTGTGCAAAGTGGAGGATGCAAGCGGCGGACGAAAGCGTCCTCGTCTTCCCTGAGCGACCGCCAGGAAGGCAAGATCAAGCTAGTGTTCCTTGTGGCGACGGTCGGCATCACGTTGACCGTCCTAGGGGTGGGGACGGAGTTTTGGGTAGAACTGGCGTCGTCAAAAAACTTTTACAACAACGAGACATGCCTGGCTGCACACTACGGCCTGTGGAAGAGCTGCATGAAGAGGCTCTGGGTCGCCGATGTCGATCCTGAGCGGGAAACCTGTGGGCCGATCGATCTCCTTGGAG AATCAAACTGCACCTATTTCAAGATCTATACAACTGGAGAAAATACAGTCATGTTTCGCAAAATGCCAGCGAAGA ATTTGACTGTAACCTCTGCCATGTTGGCTATCTTCAGTCTTTTCCTGATGGTGATGGGAGCCGTTTGCATTATCATGGCCATAAGCAAAGGCGTGCAGTTCTTCCTAAAGCCAGCCTCAGTCTGTTTCGCATTATCAG GTGTCCTGGTTTTTCTGTCTCTCATCGTTTTCCATCAGTCAGTCCTTTCGTTTTTGGCAAGTGACCACTCCGTCCCACTGCACCATGAACTGTCGTGGTCGGTAATATGTATGGGATGTGCTGGCACCATAGTAATACTTGCAGGGGTGTTATTCTTCATTCTTACTCTACCTTACAGTTTGTGGGAGAAATGTCTGCCTAACAGGAACCCTAACAGCTCGTGA
- the cacng6a gene encoding calcium channel, voltage-dependent, gamma subunit 6a isoform X1, with the protein MWSAFIVQDEETTPTAISGRGTEALARMISVQSGGCKRRTKASSSSLSDRQEGKIKLVFLVATVGITLTVLGVGTEFWVELASSKNFYNNETCLAAHYGLWKSCMKRLWVADVDPERETCGPIDLLGESNCTYFKIYTTGENTVMFRKMPAKNLTVTSAMLAIFSLFLMVMGAVCIIMAISKGVQFFLKPASVCFALSGVLVFLSLIVFHQSVLSFLASDHSVPLHHELSWSVICMGCAGTIVILAGVLFFILTLPYSLWEKCLPNRNPNSS; encoded by the exons ATGTGGTCCGCCTTCATCGTGCAGGACGAGGAGACCACGCCCACGGCCATATCAGGCAGAGGTACCGAAGCACTAGCGAGAATGATAAGTGTGCAAAGTGGAGGATGCAAGCGGCGGACGAAAGCGTCCTCGTCTTCCCTGAGCGACCGCCAGGAAGGCAAGATCAAGCTAGTGTTCCTTGTGGCGACGGTCGGCATCACGTTGACCGTCCTAGGGGTGGGGACGGAGTTTTGGGTAGAACTGGCGTCGTCAAAAAACTTTTACAACAACGAGACATGCCTGGCTGCACACTACGGCCTGTGGAAGAGCTGCATGAAGAGGCTCTGGGTCGCCGATGTCGATCCTGAGCGGGAAACCTGTGGGCCGATCGATCTCCTTGGAG AATCAAACTGCACCTATTTCAAGATCTATACAACTGGAGAAAATACAGTCATGTTTCGCAAAATGCCAGCGAAGA ATTTGACTGTAACCTCTGCCATGTTGGCTATCTTCAGTCTTTTCCTGATGGTGATGGGAGCCGTTTGCATTATCATGGCCATAAGCAAAGGCGTGCAGTTCTTCCTAAAGCCAGCCTCAGTCTGTTTCGCATTATCAG GTGTCCTGGTTTTTCTGTCTCTCATCGTTTTCCATCAGTCAGTCCTTTCGTTTTTGGCAAGTGACCACTCCGTCCCACTGCACCATGAACTGTCGTGGTCGGTAATATGTATGGGATGTGCTGGCACCATAGTAATACTTGCAGGGGTGTTATTCTTCATTCTTACTCTACCTTACAGTTTGTGGGAGAAATGTCTGCCTAACAGGAACCCTAACAGCTCGTGA